Proteins encoded in a region of the Paenibacillus sp. W2I17 genome:
- a CDS encoding lantibiotic dehydratase produces MWSFLSDYIVRSTGFPQHLMDTLLFSETINKIQHTTRLREKLEKERQWFLTTFDEWVTAAHNIYPQGDPVFKKLYKVKKRMLKNAPLLTFEWPQHLPPGDTWLKEYERQRAELVMEEENTLNILQEEKNSKTIQLRSLLSQPDIQEAIAHSNPEVWNSLHRYLQKDTNTMKPSRRRYEERAYISYLQRFLFKNDTTSFFGPLNYGLFKDQKENLCFTRTGQIPTQRRTFLAYWVVQSLSHQINREELWNDYFPLSLHDSFYLDDTGIMHPQSGKKIGIKPEIISILQQCNGQKSAHELLGNCSASVVKQMELLIHKGVVIRGYRLTPSTHHLLEDLILFVEKLPESPLRETWLLHLGQFQRWQSEYSNGNAENKVRIVQEAGALFKKLTGLDPYHSSGENYADRSLYCEECAGDVTSFTLSHRAKDDLQHRLSPLLDWGWTLANKKKKLAQSQAKHLFKQLINDSGSPHVPFLVFLLALQQQKFQLELQGESPSEHLQKWITEENLQQSKVIELKDEWVEHVIELPEAEQYVCVTSPDIMIQAESIDEINQGNFQWIIGEVHWGTQGMSNLLYYHPNRDKWIKEATQAIESLPNGKQIVNVVLKQRAGKNFFLEIFERSITLMGHSGKDKDNVLSFSQLYVLEENEELVIRDIHHERIIPHMGEPDDLVSLVFSEPNVVVPKFKLPAHTPRILFRDIVLQRETWTMSTEEWHTVLAADEDKRFIEAWILKEKYQLPDEVFVRLKGELKPFYIHFKNYYLVDLLLKHLVPEESVTFSELLPNRTSNWFQNEKGSYCCELRGIMVRPPIKQNSLKEEPQHAVIQS; encoded by the coding sequence ATGTGGTCCTTTTTATCCGATTATATTGTACGTAGCACTGGATTTCCTCAACATCTGATGGACACGCTTTTATTTTCGGAGACGATAAATAAAATTCAACATACAACCCGGCTTAGAGAGAAATTAGAGAAAGAAAGACAATGGTTTCTCACTACATTTGATGAATGGGTTACTGCAGCACATAACATCTATCCTCAGGGAGATCCTGTGTTTAAAAAGTTATACAAAGTGAAAAAAAGAATGTTGAAAAACGCTCCTTTATTAACATTCGAGTGGCCTCAACATCTGCCTCCGGGGGACACATGGCTTAAAGAATACGAAAGACAAAGAGCAGAACTTGTAATGGAAGAAGAGAACACCTTAAACATTCTGCAAGAAGAGAAAAACAGTAAAACAATTCAGCTACGATCCCTCTTAAGTCAACCTGACATCCAAGAAGCCATCGCTCACTCCAATCCTGAAGTATGGAATTCGCTGCACAGGTATCTTCAAAAAGACACAAATACAATGAAACCTTCCAGAAGGCGATATGAAGAACGAGCTTACATTAGTTACTTACAGCGCTTTTTGTTCAAAAATGATACGACCAGTTTTTTTGGCCCACTGAATTATGGACTGTTCAAAGACCAAAAAGAAAATCTGTGTTTTACAAGAACAGGCCAGATCCCAACTCAGCGACGTACATTTCTTGCGTACTGGGTGGTCCAGTCTCTATCTCATCAGATCAATCGTGAAGAACTGTGGAACGATTACTTCCCACTATCTTTGCATGATAGTTTTTATCTCGACGATACCGGGATTATGCACCCTCAGAGCGGGAAAAAAATAGGAATCAAACCGGAAATCATTAGCATTTTACAGCAGTGTAATGGACAGAAATCAGCGCACGAACTTTTAGGTAACTGTTCAGCTTCTGTAGTAAAACAAATGGAACTTTTGATCCATAAAGGTGTGGTCATTCGAGGGTACAGGTTAACACCATCCACGCATCATTTACTTGAGGACTTGATCCTGTTCGTCGAAAAGTTACCCGAGAGTCCATTAAGAGAAACCTGGCTGTTACATTTAGGACAATTTCAGAGATGGCAATCGGAGTACAGTAACGGGAACGCAGAGAACAAAGTTAGGATCGTTCAAGAAGCAGGGGCACTTTTCAAAAAATTAACAGGCCTGGATCCGTATCACTCATCGGGGGAAAATTACGCGGACCGCAGTTTGTATTGTGAAGAATGTGCAGGTGATGTGACCAGTTTCACTCTATCCCACCGAGCGAAGGACGATTTACAACATCGTTTATCTCCTTTATTAGATTGGGGCTGGACACTAGCGAATAAGAAAAAGAAGCTGGCACAATCTCAAGCTAAACATCTGTTCAAACAACTAATCAACGATTCAGGATCACCACACGTTCCTTTTTTAGTGTTTTTACTTGCTCTACAGCAGCAAAAATTTCAATTAGAGCTACAGGGTGAATCTCCTTCTGAGCACTTGCAAAAGTGGATTACCGAAGAAAACCTGCAACAAAGTAAGGTTATCGAATTAAAGGATGAATGGGTGGAACATGTAATTGAGCTTCCAGAAGCAGAACAATATGTATGTGTCACATCCCCAGATATCATGATTCAAGCCGAAAGTATAGATGAGATTAATCAAGGGAATTTCCAGTGGATTATCGGTGAAGTTCATTGGGGTACACAAGGGATGAGCAATCTGCTGTATTATCATCCTAATCGAGATAAATGGATTAAAGAAGCCACACAGGCGATTGAGAGTTTACCCAACGGAAAGCAAATCGTAAATGTGGTGTTAAAGCAGAGAGCCGGAAAAAACTTCTTTCTAGAAATATTTGAACGAAGTATTACACTCATGGGTCATTCGGGGAAAGACAAAGATAACGTATTGTCGTTTAGTCAACTATACGTGCTAGAAGAGAACGAAGAGCTAGTGATTCGGGATATACATCATGAGCGAATCATTCCACATATGGGAGAACCAGATGATTTGGTATCGCTAGTTTTCTCCGAACCGAACGTCGTGGTGCCCAAATTTAAGCTTCCTGCACATACACCACGTATTCTGTTTCGTGACATCGTCCTGCAACGTGAAACTTGGACAATGTCAACCGAGGAGTGGCATACTGTTTTGGCGGCGGACGAGGATAAGCGGTTTATCGAAGCTTGGATATTAAAGGAGAAGTATCAGCTTCCTGATGAGGTGTTCGTTCGTCTGAAGGGCGAGCTAAAGCCGTTCTACATTCATTTTAAAAATTATTATTTAGTTGATCTACTACTTAAACATCTGGTTCCAGAGGAAAGTGTAACCTTTAGTGAATTACTACCGAACCGAACGTCGAATTGGTTTCAAAATGAGAAGGGAAGTTATTGTTGTGAACTCAGGGGCATTATGGTTCGCCCTCCAATAAAGCAGAACAGTCTTAAGGAGGAACCTCAGCATGCTGTTATCCAATCGTGA
- the thiO gene encoding glycine oxidase ThiO, which produces MRESFDICVIGGGVIGLSIAIHAAQKGAKVVIVEKGKLGQEASGGRAGLLTTVSEGSSEEHPYSKLSREALQYLLHWIPELHSKTQISSGLVQQDLMRLSINQEETVVLEETFQIQSAANSKTTILSAEKAREIEPLLSTHIQMAVHSPGEYHLDPVQFSHALAKMARTLGVAIKEQTEAVQLIQQNQRLYGILTNHGDQIRAKTTVLAAGAWSGLLARWAKLKLPVYPLKGQIMVLKQGDVDLNVMINTSKGYILSKPNGTIVLGATNEREKFNKAITPKGLEQLLPLFDYVPELKQCEIQELWAGLRPATSDGQPIIGVVPGWEGFYLATGHTRHGVLLSGLTGHLVAQELENNKTPHLLKAFCFERFAAVGMR; this is translated from the coding sequence ATGAGAGAGAGCTTTGATATATGTGTAATAGGAGGCGGGGTCATTGGCCTGTCTATTGCTATCCATGCAGCGCAAAAGGGAGCCAAAGTAGTCATCGTAGAGAAAGGAAAACTTGGTCAGGAGGCATCAGGAGGTCGTGCTGGCTTATTAACCACGGTCTCAGAAGGATCAAGTGAGGAACATCCTTACTCCAAGTTATCCAGAGAAGCACTCCAATATCTTCTCCATTGGATTCCAGAACTACACAGCAAAACACAGATCAGTAGTGGACTTGTTCAACAGGACTTAATGCGACTTTCAATAAATCAAGAAGAGACCGTGGTTCTCGAAGAGACCTTTCAAATTCAATCCGCAGCTAATTCTAAGACAACTATATTGAGTGCAGAAAAAGCTAGAGAGATTGAGCCTTTGCTGTCTACCCATATTCAAATGGCCGTTCATAGTCCAGGGGAGTACCATTTAGACCCGGTACAATTTTCTCATGCCTTAGCAAAAATGGCGAGGACGTTAGGTGTAGCGATCAAAGAACAGACCGAAGCCGTTCAACTGATTCAACAGAATCAACGTCTGTACGGAATATTAACGAATCACGGGGATCAGATCCGAGCTAAAACTACCGTATTAGCTGCAGGAGCTTGGTCTGGTTTACTCGCAAGATGGGCTAAATTAAAGCTTCCTGTGTATCCTTTGAAAGGACAGATTATGGTTTTAAAACAGGGAGATGTCGATCTGAACGTCATGATTAACACTTCTAAAGGCTATATACTCTCAAAGCCAAATGGCACCATTGTGTTAGGAGCAACCAACGAGAGAGAAAAATTCAACAAAGCCATTACGCCAAAAGGGCTTGAACAATTGCTCCCCTTATTTGACTATGTACCGGAACTTAAACAATGCGAAATACAGGAATTATGGGCTGGCCTTCGTCCTGCTACCTCAGATGGACAACCGATCATCGGTGTTGTTCCTGGATGGGAAGGATTTTATTTAGCGACAGGTCACACTCGACACGGAGTCCTGCTCAGTGGTTTAACGGGACATTTAGTTGCGCAAGAACTGGAAAATAACAAAACTCCCCATCTGCTGAAGGCGTTCTGCTTCGAGCGGTTTGCAGCAGTAGGAATGAGGTGA
- a CDS encoding lantibiotic dehydratase yields MLLSNREMKWTLMDRMILRTTGFPFQMVEKLNSKATAVSLEHWEHIQQRKEELAKTYLLTIYDRMMSWEWSQVGEEQQYNKVKKARRHFLKRTPIPEELVRWWLSRDYPKEWQEIPLMWNAFFHKESEVLLEAKGKFENEFGKIRAGIMEVAADPHFQEAVYFSSPSAFQALERHMKLWQQSGEEGPALNKEVRKNESLIFGYLQRFCTKNDTTSFFGPINYGRFDRNNTHSLEIKHTEGRKLQRKAVSFSQWCIRAMTSRISSDPAVRRHIAPRKNPLVTIEDNRLKYHFTDKTRTLPDVYLSLLQHIDGQTKPDELSRLTEVPMENIEYMLGQLKKIEVIRHEIELCATRVPLLEDLQGIVEELPPDARDRWISFVKEAVTLRDQFEASDWPEKARVFEAVEQWFESWHPDEVRRKAGTLYGDRLILTEDCVGSVSHLQIGGKLYERLSKQSVLVLEFLKIPAALRWLDYQEAALGIFDELKEERSSIAYTEIIHRLDDPGVPFVSSRVKKFEEKASSLLTETSEGYVLDEQQVAQLIREYEDTIDQVYSHAPFSFPSPDLMIAARSMKDLEEDTYQIVLGEIHDDWSTIYDGVFGFYHPENEALKKEMQDFISAFPMSHQMSSVVSNRRHKHITPELPGWTIELASKSIKSSRQVIPIGEVNVVKQGERLTLDYRGKEIILYPGDVRTIAHGAFSLPRIISIDLLDALEHTPLPRIYIGEMVYQRKKWRINTQDYKSTSIPSGYELLKEGYKFKAAYHLPTQFFVKWSNTEKPVFVDIRNYWALDWLFRMMKNSSCIEISEFLPGAEQLFWEGEHGKQTCEFRMGFTYSHQPLPTKLEGVLANESVNR; encoded by the coding sequence ATGCTGTTATCCAATCGTGAGATGAAGTGGACGTTGATGGATAGAATGATCCTTCGTACAACAGGTTTCCCATTTCAGATGGTGGAGAAGCTGAACTCTAAAGCTACAGCGGTTTCATTAGAGCATTGGGAACATATTCAACAGCGCAAAGAAGAGTTGGCTAAAACATATCTTCTAACCATATACGATCGGATGATGAGCTGGGAATGGAGCCAGGTGGGAGAAGAGCAACAGTATAACAAGGTGAAAAAGGCTAGAAGGCACTTCCTTAAGAGAACCCCGATTCCAGAAGAATTGGTACGTTGGTGGTTGTCGAGAGATTATCCAAAGGAATGGCAAGAGATTCCTCTTATGTGGAACGCTTTTTTCCATAAAGAATCAGAGGTTTTGTTAGAGGCAAAGGGAAAATTTGAAAACGAGTTCGGCAAAATAAGAGCAGGAATCATGGAAGTTGCAGCAGATCCCCATTTCCAAGAAGCCGTATATTTTAGCAGCCCATCTGCATTTCAAGCATTAGAACGGCATATGAAATTATGGCAACAATCTGGCGAGGAAGGGCCTGCCCTAAATAAAGAGGTTCGAAAAAATGAATCTTTAATCTTTGGATATTTGCAACGGTTTTGTACGAAAAACGATACCACCAGCTTTTTTGGTCCGATTAATTATGGACGCTTTGATCGAAATAATACCCATTCGCTTGAGATAAAACATACAGAAGGAAGAAAATTGCAAAGAAAAGCCGTTTCCTTTAGTCAGTGGTGCATTCGTGCAATGACTTCCAGAATCAGTAGCGATCCGGCTGTACGGAGACATATAGCCCCTAGGAAAAATCCGTTAGTAACTATTGAAGATAACAGATTGAAATATCATTTTACGGACAAAACAAGGACGCTTCCAGATGTCTATCTCTCTTTGTTACAACATATAGACGGCCAAACAAAGCCCGATGAGTTGTCTCGTTTAACAGAAGTACCGATGGAGAACATAGAGTATATGCTAGGACAACTTAAAAAAATTGAAGTGATTCGTCATGAAATTGAACTTTGTGCAACAAGGGTTCCATTATTAGAAGATTTACAGGGAATCGTAGAGGAATTGCCTCCTGATGCTCGGGATCGTTGGATTTCGTTTGTGAAAGAAGCTGTCACACTGAGAGATCAATTTGAAGCTTCTGATTGGCCTGAAAAAGCCCGTGTTTTTGAAGCAGTAGAACAGTGGTTTGAGTCCTGGCATCCAGATGAGGTTCGGCGTAAAGCCGGCACGCTCTATGGTGATCGGCTAATTCTTACCGAAGATTGCGTTGGCAGTGTAAGCCATTTACAAATAGGCGGTAAGCTTTATGAGCGACTATCTAAACAAAGTGTGCTTGTATTGGAATTTCTAAAGATCCCTGCCGCCTTACGCTGGTTAGATTATCAAGAAGCTGCCCTTGGTATTTTTGACGAATTAAAAGAAGAGAGAAGCTCTATAGCTTATACCGAGATCATTCATAGATTGGATGATCCTGGAGTCCCCTTTGTTTCATCGAGAGTGAAGAAATTTGAAGAAAAAGCAAGCTCTTTACTCACAGAGACATCGGAGGGATATGTTCTTGATGAGCAACAAGTGGCGCAGCTAATTCGAGAATATGAAGATACGATAGATCAAGTATATTCCCATGCACCGTTTAGTTTTCCTAGCCCAGATCTCATGATCGCAGCCCGTTCAATGAAGGACTTGGAAGAGGATACCTATCAGATTGTACTAGGGGAAATTCATGATGACTGGAGCACGATTTATGATGGGGTATTTGGCTTCTATCATCCTGAGAATGAGGCACTGAAAAAAGAGATGCAGGATTTTATCTCTGCTTTCCCGATGTCACATCAAATGTCTAGCGTTGTATCGAACCGAAGACATAAACACATCACTCCAGAGTTACCGGGTTGGACCATTGAGTTGGCCTCAAAATCGATCAAAAGCAGTAGGCAAGTAATTCCTATAGGCGAAGTGAACGTTGTAAAACAAGGAGAACGTTTAACTCTGGATTATCGAGGGAAGGAAATCATCCTGTATCCCGGGGATGTCAGAACCATAGCTCATGGGGCATTCTCTTTACCCAGAATCATTTCGATAGACCTTTTGGATGCGCTTGAACATACACCGTTACCTCGAATTTATATTGGAGAAATGGTATATCAGCGAAAAAAATGGAGGATAAACACACAGGACTATAAAAGCACATCGATCCCCTCTGGATATGAGCTTCTAAAAGAAGGGTACAAGTTCAAGGCTGCTTATCACCTTCCAACGCAGTTCTTTGTCAAATGGTCGAATACTGAAAAGCCAGTATTTGTAGATATCCGGAATTACTGGGCTTTAGATTGGTTGTTTCGTATGATGAAAAATTCGTCTTGTATTGAGATCAGCGAATTTTTACCCGGAGCAGAACAGCTATTTTGGGAAGGTGAACATGGTAAGCAAACCTGTGAATTCAGAATGGGATTTACTTACTCCCATCAACCATTACCAACAAAGTTAGAGGGTGTGTTAGCTAATGAATCTGTTAACAGATAA
- a CDS encoding lantibiotic dehydratase — protein sequence MNLLTDNSKNTSLREHSHSGGWQWFEHFVLRSTGFPFEWLADLRMEQTLFLLSQDSEEERLQAVFEKELAEKRSKLRDMFDTEDFRQAIFISNPDMYPHIDRYMHHFSTSQRPSKVKRIEKKLFTYLQRFCAKNESASFFGPLNYGKVNREEPRYWTGEWDQNSYLQDRESFISYWAVKELMKAAGAEKELSPYVPLHISAWTILEEEHILTSSENRIKLPERLMSILHYIQQYSPCLAQVIEAHIDISPAQIENWINQLVSKGILRKEWVIPSSLVHPLSVFLEQIRSLPDHKVKEKWCRELEELSKITERLAEQKITSKIELVIKLEEKFEQLTGKPSRRGKASLYADRFVYYEDAHGHIKQFTLGEPFIQDLESKLSGALNLSAAYGEEVWNHYQLLGKNVFEKMQTVHRQEIPFSKFIEQLREHYPDIPTLPSFSFTQQLEEMVEENGSELKKVEISSKLLPIQHSNRSLYALPDLFLQASSIEDLQTGNVEIILAKLHHHLLINNWMTHFYQDKESLETELIQLLRKVDLADGTTLAGIEVMRRNKAFYDYPSKVVEIAEKPAQGKESIKLSELVVTKNDEENLVLLRKGTLEQIELYVPLADQVFYLPFAMFSKPMLLHVPISTGKHTPRIVIDGVVYQRERWSFEAAPLHLAFKGLHSVELMKKVEEWRTSEGLPDIIYMKGSEVRKPYWIDFKNYFSLELMQQIVMENANVMIEEMLPDPDHLWLSSTKGRHSCELRMGVYKIGTKEVEGHA from the coding sequence ATGAATCTGTTAACAGATAATTCTAAAAATACTTCTCTGCGTGAGCATAGTCATTCCGGTGGTTGGCAGTGGTTCGAACATTTTGTTCTGAGAAGCACAGGTTTCCCCTTTGAATGGTTGGCTGATTTAAGGATGGAGCAAACCTTATTTCTGTTGAGCCAAGATTCAGAGGAAGAGCGATTACAAGCGGTCTTTGAAAAAGAACTCGCTGAAAAAAGATCCAAACTTAGAGACATGTTTGATACGGAAGACTTTCGGCAGGCTATTTTTATATCGAATCCGGACATGTATCCGCATATTGATCGATATATGCATCACTTTTCAACTTCCCAAAGACCTTCCAAGGTGAAAAGGATCGAAAAAAAACTGTTCACTTATCTTCAGCGATTTTGCGCTAAAAATGAATCGGCTAGCTTTTTTGGTCCACTGAATTATGGAAAGGTAAATCGTGAAGAACCTCGCTACTGGACTGGAGAATGGGATCAGAATAGCTATTTACAAGATAGAGAGTCCTTTATATCCTATTGGGCTGTTAAGGAACTCATGAAAGCCGCGGGGGCTGAGAAGGAACTTAGTCCCTATGTCCCGTTGCACATCTCTGCTTGGACCATTTTAGAGGAAGAACACATTTTAACCTCATCAGAGAATCGAATCAAACTACCCGAACGGTTAATGTCTATTCTGCACTACATTCAGCAGTATTCACCATGTCTTGCGCAAGTAATCGAGGCTCATATCGATATTTCACCTGCACAAATTGAAAACTGGATCAATCAACTGGTTTCAAAAGGTATTTTACGTAAGGAATGGGTAATTCCATCCTCATTGGTTCATCCACTATCTGTTTTTTTAGAACAGATTCGATCACTGCCAGATCATAAAGTAAAAGAAAAATGGTGCCGTGAATTGGAGGAGCTATCTAAGATTACGGAGCGCTTGGCCGAACAAAAAATAACGTCAAAGATTGAACTCGTCATAAAACTTGAAGAAAAATTTGAGCAGCTGACTGGCAAGCCAAGCCGACGCGGCAAAGCATCTTTGTATGCAGACCGGTTTGTTTATTATGAAGACGCCCACGGGCATATTAAACAATTTACTTTAGGAGAACCCTTTATTCAAGATTTAGAATCCAAACTCTCTGGTGCTCTGAATCTCAGCGCAGCATATGGAGAAGAAGTATGGAACCACTATCAACTGCTTGGAAAAAATGTTTTCGAAAAAATGCAAACTGTACATCGTCAAGAAATTCCTTTTTCCAAATTTATAGAGCAATTAAGAGAACACTATCCAGATATACCAACTCTGCCGTCATTTTCGTTTACGCAACAGCTAGAAGAAATGGTTGAAGAGAACGGATCAGAATTGAAGAAAGTTGAGATTTCTTCCAAACTGTTGCCAATACAACACTCCAATCGTTCGTTATATGCTTTACCGGATTTGTTCCTGCAGGCCAGTAGTATTGAAGATTTACAAACGGGCAACGTAGAAATCATTCTGGCCAAGCTGCATCATCATTTATTGATCAATAACTGGATGACTCATTTTTATCAAGACAAAGAAAGTCTTGAGACGGAGCTGATCCAACTATTAAGAAAGGTCGATCTGGCTGATGGGACTACGCTGGCCGGAATCGAAGTGATGAGAAGAAATAAAGCCTTTTATGACTATCCATCCAAAGTCGTTGAAATTGCGGAGAAGCCTGCACAGGGTAAGGAATCCATCAAATTGTCCGAATTGGTTGTAACAAAGAATGATGAGGAAAACCTTGTGCTTCTGAGAAAAGGCACTTTGGAACAAATCGAGCTCTATGTTCCCCTAGCTGACCAAGTATTTTATTTGCCTTTTGCCATGTTTAGTAAACCGATGCTGCTCCATGTTCCTATATCTACAGGAAAACATACGCCTAGAATTGTTATCGATGGTGTTGTATATCAAAGGGAGCGTTGGAGCTTTGAAGCAGCCCCCTTACATCTAGCATTTAAAGGCTTGCATAGCGTTGAGTTGATGAAAAAGGTAGAGGAATGGAGAACAAGTGAGGGGCTTCCGGACATCATTTATATGAAAGGATCTGAGGTTAGAAAACCCTATTGGATTGATTTCAAAAATTATTTTTCCCTTGAACTCATGCAACAAATTGTAATGGAAAATGCAAATGTGATGATAGAAGAGATGCTTCCCGATCCTGATCATCTGTGGTTAAGCTCTACCAAAGGAAGACATTCTTGTGAGCTCAGAATGGGCGTTTACAAAATTGGAACAAAGGAGGTGGAAGGCCATGCATAA
- a CDS encoding tetratricopeptide repeat protein, which yields MHKEPSALVTHDEIRLGISFEDKLFHSFYGLKECWWQLQDVIERHYPELKQQFSAELQFLFPETSLNKHTEPLEALAAGSSERRLSKESEQIFRLVWGISKLIQLVSYHRPLQILFYNVAEADRVSLQFISYLSSQKGNIDLQVHVGEVPTSWDEECKLLRDELLQMWKKNLHKTEENEERKKPVNKNRSLSSDEKTALSWFQNRESMHAYDMEEIIQRFVMGGNYEAALTLIQGGIHTVFDKERLATLWMKKGLVYAFCGNYSKAIVCYKHLFSLSTSPQKRTSTCMYLALLSSKRLDQEDEAQSWIEKGLQEAVMLEGKEADIEKGWLYNVRALSAFREKNYREALQYSQAALKRIMNHQAGDALHLKINVISNLSVLFEKMGLSEKALTTWQKFEQFITRGTTAAFSKTYYFRLGALQVASGQQKEGIAYITQAYEIAKRIDDVFHAAFIAQELAIYAYNDDDFAQTVHWLEHSASMALEFGDEAFASLQERRTKLVQQNESMIMKQELDLGSPITKIGRPFYPIHIPNPLIQQ from the coding sequence ATGCATAAGGAACCTTCCGCCCTTGTTACACATGATGAAATCAGGCTTGGTATTTCCTTTGAAGACAAACTATTCCATTCATTTTACGGGTTAAAGGAATGCTGGTGGCAGCTTCAAGATGTTATTGAGAGACATTATCCAGAGTTAAAGCAACAATTTTCAGCTGAGTTACAATTTTTGTTCCCGGAGACATCTTTAAATAAGCATACAGAACCCTTAGAAGCGCTGGCTGCAGGTTCTTCCGAAAGAAGATTATCCAAAGAATCTGAACAGATCTTTCGCCTAGTTTGGGGCATATCCAAGTTAATTCAGCTTGTGAGTTATCATAGACCTCTTCAAATCCTTTTTTATAACGTAGCCGAGGCAGACAGGGTGAGCCTTCAATTTATCAGTTATCTCTCTTCTCAGAAGGGAAATATAGATCTGCAGGTACACGTTGGCGAGGTTCCAACAAGCTGGGATGAAGAATGCAAACTTTTGCGCGATGAACTTCTACAGATGTGGAAGAAGAACCTTCATAAGACCGAAGAAAATGAAGAGAGAAAGAAGCCGGTGAACAAAAACCGGTCATTGTCCTCTGATGAGAAAACTGCATTATCGTGGTTTCAAAATAGGGAATCCATGCACGCATACGATATGGAGGAAATCATCCAACGGTTTGTTATGGGCGGGAATTATGAGGCTGCTCTAACATTGATTCAAGGAGGAATCCATACGGTTTTCGATAAGGAACGACTAGCAACCTTATGGATGAAAAAAGGACTAGTATATGCCTTCTGCGGAAACTACAGCAAAGCAATAGTTTGTTATAAGCATCTATTTTCACTTTCAACGAGTCCTCAAAAGCGAACTTCAACCTGTATGTACCTGGCTCTGCTCTCTAGCAAGCGACTAGATCAGGAAGATGAGGCTCAGTCTTGGATTGAAAAAGGGCTGCAAGAAGCCGTAATGTTGGAAGGGAAAGAAGCAGATATTGAAAAAGGTTGGCTTTATAATGTTCGGGCTTTGTCTGCTTTCCGGGAGAAGAACTACCGTGAGGCGTTACAATACAGTCAAGCTGCCCTAAAACGAATTATGAATCATCAGGCTGGAGATGCACTTCATTTAAAAATTAATGTCATTTCCAATTTGAGCGTGCTTTTTGAAAAGATGGGTTTGAGCGAAAAAGCGCTGACAACCTGGCAAAAATTCGAACAATTTATAACACGCGGCACGACTGCAGCATTTAGCAAAACCTATTACTTCCGCTTGGGAGCACTTCAAGTAGCTAGCGGCCAACAAAAAGAGGGTATTGCTTATATCACGCAAGCTTATGAGATTGCCAAAAGAATTGATGACGTTTTTCATGCCGCCTTTATCGCACAAGAGCTAGCCATTTATGCATACAATGACGATGATTTTGCCCAAACTGTGCACTGGCTGGAACATTCGGCTTCTATGGCTTTAGAGTTTGGTGATGAGGCCTTTGCTTCTCTTCAGGAGAGAAGAACCAAGTTAGTCCAACAAAATGAATCCATGATAATGAAGCAAGAATTGGATCTGGGTTCACCGATCACGAAAATCGGCCGTCCCTTTTATCCGATCCATATTCCTAATCCGTTAATCCAACAGTAA